In Halococcus saccharolyticus DSM 5350, the following are encoded in one genomic region:
- a CDS encoding carbohydrate ABC transporter permease, with protein MATEQPTERGAQRRSGVYASAVRWLENLSEAAFAYLLLTPAFLLLAVIAIWPLVSTFEMSLHADSIRGADQLGEFVGFENYVNLLTGQLDTVALPQPFFDPSAPFQSALVVTFIFTIVSVLFETLIGFGQALVLDQDFRGRRWVRVAIIIPWAVPIVIQGMIFFLLFQPGIGFGVDVVQALGMSGTPLVNSAEALPIIILADVWKTTAFMALLILAGLQSVDRSLYDVAKVSGATKWQQFKMITFPLILPTVLVAMLFRTIAAMRVYGLIETTSSCTTVPSLSCLVVTTFSTRRYGTASAVAFVTAAIIGIVVSVYIVRYWRGSQGSV; from the coding sequence ATGGCAACGGAACAACCCACCGAACGCGGAGCACAGAGACGCTCGGGAGTATACGCGAGCGCGGTGCGCTGGCTGGAGAACCTGAGCGAGGCGGCGTTCGCCTACTTACTGCTCACCCCGGCGTTCCTGTTACTCGCGGTGATCGCGATCTGGCCGCTCGTGAGCACCTTCGAGATGTCGCTGCACGCTGACAGCATCCGTGGCGCGGACCAACTCGGGGAGTTCGTCGGCTTCGAAAACTACGTGAACCTGCTGACCGGGCAACTCGATACCGTGGCGCTGCCACAGCCGTTCTTCGACCCGTCAGCGCCGTTCCAGAGCGCGCTGGTCGTCACGTTCATCTTCACCATCGTCAGCGTGCTCTTCGAGACGCTGATCGGATTCGGGCAGGCGCTCGTGCTCGACCAGGACTTCCGGGGTCGGCGCTGGGTCCGCGTGGCCATCATCATCCCGTGGGCGGTGCCCATCGTCATCCAGGGGATGATCTTCTTCCTGCTCTTTCAGCCCGGTATCGGTTTCGGCGTCGACGTCGTCCAGGCACTCGGCATGTCGGGAACGCCGCTGGTCAACAGCGCCGAGGCGCTTCCCATCATCATTCTCGCTGACGTCTGGAAGACAACAGCATTCATGGCGCTGTTGATTCTCGCCGGGCTCCAGAGCGTCGACAGGAGCCTCTACGACGTGGCGAAGGTTTCGGGCGCGACAAAGTGGCAGCAGTTCAAGATGATAACCTTCCCGCTGATACTGCCCACCGTTCTGGTTGCCATGCTCTTCCGGACGATTGCGGCGATGCGGGTTTACGGGTTGATCGAGACGACCTCAAGCTGTACGACGGTGCCGTCGCTGTCGTGTCTGGTCGTTACGACGTTCAGCACCCGTCGGTACGGCACGGCCTCGGCGGTGGCGTTCGTGACGGCGGCGATCATCGGCATCGTGGTCTCGGTGTACATCGTCAGATACTGGCGCGGCTCACAGGGGAGTGTCTGA
- a CDS encoding APC family permease codes for MARSTSKDDRSLDRDIGPLGAMSTVVAGTLGAGLFVTLGTASATTGPSVILVVAVAGALATAIAINYSWMATVFPGAAGSYAYVSRTFNNRLPGFLVTWSKWLGYMAADAVLAIGFGSYLQVFFPDLIAGQSEVALVGFGLLTVLFLVNLVGSRGYSLVQNVIFGLLVLSILVLILPGTFAIETANYQPFFTGGADGFLAAAVPLFYAYIGIAVAGQMGAEVKNPSRNLPLSMVGGTLILTVLYMWTAAVIYGVVADYTVLAESARPLADAAETFLGADASAIVAIGGVLATASSVNAVMAAGIKMPYSWSWDEVFPQWFSAVGDRFGSPHWSLLTLYVVSSALTFYTTGLNQAIKIATFSYLIAYLAVSVTLLYARYARPEVVERAGFDLGGGLLVSGVVGTLGAGLLLTQAYQGSLTVYVPWIVVGLVVFGVYWYRGRQSGTDVEAILDTLPGVPSAEYDPDVREASTDD; via the coding sequence ATGGCACGATCGACATCGAAAGACGATCGGAGTCTCGATCGCGACATCGGTCCGCTCGGGGCGATGAGTACCGTCGTCGCCGGCACGCTCGGGGCCGGACTGTTCGTCACGCTCGGGACCGCAAGCGCGACGACCGGGCCGAGCGTCATCCTCGTGGTGGCGGTGGCGGGAGCGCTCGCGACGGCGATCGCGATCAACTACTCGTGGATGGCGACCGTCTTTCCGGGTGCGGCCGGCTCGTACGCTTACGTCTCGCGGACGTTCAACAATCGCTTGCCCGGCTTCCTGGTCACGTGGTCGAAGTGGCTCGGCTACATGGCCGCCGACGCGGTGCTCGCCATCGGGTTCGGTAGTTATTTGCAGGTGTTCTTTCCCGACCTCATTGCCGGCCAGAGCGAGGTAGCGCTCGTCGGGTTCGGGCTCCTCACCGTGCTCTTTCTCGTGAATCTCGTCGGCTCGCGCGGGTACAGTCTCGTCCAGAACGTCATCTTCGGCCTGCTCGTGCTCTCAATCCTCGTCCTCATCCTCCCGGGAACGTTCGCCATCGAGACGGCGAACTACCAGCCCTTTTTCACCGGCGGTGCGGACGGGTTCCTCGCCGCCGCCGTCCCGCTGTTCTATGCGTACATCGGGATCGCGGTCGCGGGCCAGATGGGCGCAGAGGTGAAGAATCCCTCCCGTAACCTCCCGCTGTCGATGGTCGGCGGGACGTTGATTCTGACGGTACTGTACATGTGGACGGCGGCGGTCATCTACGGCGTCGTGGCGGATTACACCGTGCTCGCCGAGTCGGCCCGCCCGCTCGCGGACGCCGCCGAGACGTTCCTCGGTGCGGACGCCTCCGCCATCGTCGCGATCGGCGGCGTGCTCGCGACCGCTTCCAGCGTGAACGCGGTCATGGCGGCGGGGATCAAGATGCCATACTCGTGGTCGTGGGACGAGGTGTTCCCACAGTGGTTCTCGGCGGTCGGCGATCGGTTCGGGTCGCCCCACTGGTCGCTGCTCACGCTCTACGTGGTGTCCTCGGCGCTGACTTTCTACACTACGGGGCTCAATCAGGCGATCAAGATCGCCACGTTCAGCTACCTCATCGCCTATCTCGCCGTCTCGGTCACGCTGCTCTACGCCCGCTACGCCAGGCCGGAGGTGGTCGAACGGGCCGGATTCGATCTCGGCGGCGGACTTCTCGTCTCGGGCGTGGTCGGCACGCTCGGAGCCGGCCTGTTGCTCACGCAGGCCTATCAGGGCTCGCTCACGGTGTACGTCCCGTGGATCGTCGTCGGCCTCGTCGTGTTCGGCGTGTACTGGTATCGCGGTCGTCAGTCCGGCACCGACGTCGAGGCGATCCTCGACACCCTGCCGGGAGTTCCCTCGGCCGAGTACGACCCCGACGTCCGGGAGGCGTCGACCGATGACTGA
- a CDS encoding carbohydrate ABC transporter permease: MAGAQASEQQSSEDEGGPFTRWVQSSISNPERTYRAMFYIVTIFFLITTLFPFYWLLVLALTPEAAIVDMGLLPKGFNPGAFVEIFERLPFHVYLFNSFVLAVATTIIVLVLASLAGYVFGRLDFPGRGVLMILVLAISYFPPAAFLLPLFRLFTGNIEILGVSSPMLFNTPGAMILPFSALFMPLSIFILTTFYGQIPDGLEDAARVEGTTRLGALFRVIIPLSAPGVATAGVLTFINVYNEFFFSFLMTDGQAKNWAPIVWGILGYQTQYTASYNLMAAASIVGVLPVAILVVIAQERIVSGLTSGALKE; encoded by the coding sequence ATGGCGGGCGCACAAGCCAGCGAACAGCAGTCCAGCGAGGACGAAGGCGGTCCGTTCACCCGCTGGGTGCAGAGTTCGATATCCAACCCCGAACGAACCTACCGGGCGATGTTCTACATCGTGACGATTTTCTTCCTCATCACGACGCTGTTCCCCTTCTACTGGCTGTTGGTGCTCGCGCTCACGCCCGAGGCCGCCATCGTCGACATGGGATTGCTCCCGAAGGGATTCAATCCCGGCGCATTCGTCGAAATTTTCGAGCGCCTGCCGTTCCATGTCTACCTCTTCAACAGCTTCGTGCTCGCGGTGGCGACGACGATCATCGTCCTCGTGTTGGCAAGTCTCGCGGGCTACGTCTTCGGACGACTCGATTTCCCAGGCCGAGGTGTGTTGATGATCCTCGTGCTCGCCATCTCGTATTTCCCACCGGCGGCGTTTCTCCTGCCGCTGTTTCGGTTGTTCACCGGGAACATCGAGATACTCGGCGTGAGCAGTCCGATGTTGTTCAACACGCCGGGAGCGATGATACTGCCGTTCAGCGCGCTGTTCATGCCGCTGTCGATATTCATCCTCACCACGTTCTACGGGCAGATTCCGGACGGACTGGAGGACGCCGCCCGGGTCGAGGGCACCACCAGGCTCGGGGCGCTCTTTCGGGTCATCATCCCGTTGTCGGCACCCGGCGTGGCGACCGCGGGCGTACTCACCTTCATCAACGTGTACAACGAGTTCTTCTTTTCCTTCCTGATGACGGACGGACAGGCGAAGAACTGGGCCCCCATCGTGTGGGGGATTCTGGGGTATCAGACCCAGTACACCGCTTCGTACAACCTGATGGCGGCCGCGAGCATCGTCGGCGTGTTGCCGGTCGCGATCCTCGTGGTCATCGCCCAAGAACGCATCGTCAGCGGCCTCACCAGCGGCGCACTCAAGGAGTGA
- a CDS encoding universal stress protein → MALETVVLAVGPGDADRIDRLAEETVDIARPSAATVVLGHVFTDDEYAESLDRLGFDTTTSEVSPNDVADRHATIRELAERLDDAGVDHAVGGAVGDHGDSIVGLAEEADADLVIVGGRQRSPAGKAVFGSTAQKVMLSAPCPVTFVRADTK, encoded by the coding sequence ATGGCACTCGAAACCGTCGTGCTCGCGGTCGGGCCAGGCGACGCGGATCGCATCGATCGCCTCGCGGAGGAGACCGTCGACATCGCCAGACCATCGGCGGCGACCGTCGTGCTGGGTCACGTCTTCACCGACGACGAGTACGCCGAATCCCTCGACAGACTCGGGTTCGACACCACGACCAGCGAGGTGTCGCCGAACGACGTCGCCGACCGCCACGCTACCATTCGCGAACTCGCCGAGCGGCTCGACGACGCCGGCGTCGACCACGCCGTCGGCGGTGCGGTCGGCGACCACGGCGACAGCATCGTAGGGTTGGCCGAGGAGGCCGACGCGGATCTCGTGATCGTCGGCGGCCGGCAGCGCTCGCCCGCCGGCAAGGCAGTGTTCGGCTCGACAGCCCAGAAAGTGATGCTCTCCGCGCCGTGTCCCGTGACTTTCGTCCGCGCCGATACGAAATGA
- a CDS encoding M20 family metallopeptidase, whose amino-acid sequence MTDGSADTSNSERTDPGALAERIDHDETIELLQELVRIRSPYFEEEAITEFVYDWLDARGLDPEYHAVSEPEITGFEGNNVLARLEGTDPDAPTLLLNAHMDTVELVEAWEEDPLSGRIEDGKLYGQGACDMKGGLAGIMVAFEALAAADIDLAGDVLFTAVVDEEGPYGLGANQLIRDSVTDDCDAAIVTEPGPILAQRDLENPALLLGARGRFLYDITVTGEAAHGSQPEKGTNAVVDAGRLAAALTEIDVGTHELLGDGSVCPLKIEGGGETLSVPEACRLLVDRHVVVGETEDVVRADAETVVAELGLDSAVEIDFREAPAPDVRYGPYVTDADDPLVDALRTGVGAVTGDDPAIGYFSSVGDFNYFGHRAGLPTVIVGPDGENIHGAGEFVYTDEVVDVARIVTAGCVALLA is encoded by the coding sequence ATGACTGACGGCTCTGCCGATACGTCCAACAGCGAGAGGACCGATCCGGGCGCACTCGCGGAACGGATCGACCACGACGAAACCATCGAACTCCTCCAGGAGCTCGTCCGCATCCGCAGTCCGTACTTCGAGGAGGAGGCGATCACCGAGTTCGTCTACGACTGGCTCGACGCGCGCGGGCTCGACCCCGAGTATCACGCGGTGAGCGAGCCCGAGATCACTGGCTTCGAGGGGAACAACGTCCTCGCGCGACTCGAAGGCACGGACCCCGACGCCCCGACGCTGCTGTTGAACGCCCACATGGACACCGTCGAACTCGTCGAGGCGTGGGAGGAGGATCCGCTCTCGGGACGCATCGAGGACGGCAAGCTCTACGGTCAAGGTGCCTGTGACATGAAGGGCGGACTCGCGGGGATCATGGTCGCGTTCGAGGCCCTCGCCGCGGCCGACATCGATCTCGCGGGCGACGTCCTCTTTACCGCCGTTGTCGACGAGGAGGGTCCCTACGGGCTGGGCGCGAACCAGCTCATTCGTGACTCCGTCACCGACGACTGCGACGCCGCCATCGTCACCGAACCCGGGCCGATCCTCGCCCAGCGGGATCTCGAAAATCCGGCCCTCCTGCTCGGCGCGCGCGGACGATTTCTCTACGACATCACCGTGACCGGCGAGGCCGCCCACGGCTCCCAACCCGAGAAGGGAACGAACGCGGTGGTCGATGCGGGTCGCCTCGCCGCTGCGCTCACCGAGATCGACGTCGGCACCCACGAACTGCTCGGCGACGGATCGGTCTGTCCGCTGAAGATCGAGGGCGGCGGCGAGACCCTCTCGGTGCCCGAAGCCTGTCGCCTGCTCGTCGATCGGCACGTCGTCGTCGGCGAGACCGAGGACGTGGTTCGGGCCGACGCCGAAACCGTCGTCGCGGAACTCGGCCTCGATTCCGCCGTCGAGATCGACTTTCGGGAAGCGCCCGCGCCGGACGTTCGCTACGGCCCGTACGTCACCGATGCCGACGATCCGCTCGTGGATGCGCTGCGGACCGGCGTCGGGGCTGTCACCGGCGACGACCCGGCCATCGGGTACTTTTCGAGCGTCGGCGACTTCAACTACTTCGGCCATCGGGCCGGTCTTCCAACTGTGATTGTCGGCCCCGACGGCGAGAACATCCACGGGGCCGGGGAGTTCGTCTACACCGACGAGGTCGTCGACGTGGCGCGCATCGTCACCGCCGGCTGCGTCGCGCTGCTGGCCTGA
- a CDS encoding extracellular solute-binding protein, translating into MNGGNTRSGTSDRGVTRRDFVKAAGASGAATALAGCTVGGSEAGSNSIRWITSTDMAGESTAIKKALRNAGMSNDVNLQMVAGPASTDQRQSQYTRWLSADLEEPALLDMDSGWTLNYINRGQLLNLSNELPEELLNRINNKYFQASVNTAKSPNGNLYAVPMYVDFGSMLYRKDLVKNAGYSPEKENWATESMRWKRFSKIVADTKEKSGVNYGFGWQGNIYEGLSCCNFNEFMSSWGGAYFGGRDTLLGPVGNRPVTVNEQPVINAVKMLKTFIFGSNAPNTLDGYEQISPNAVLSWIEDSSLSPFTAGNMVALRQWPYAIAAAGAEDALGDKLGVMPMPYATTEQNSKYKNIGGPMAALGGWHIGVNPNTSKKEQAMEVVGALTQPSFQIKLFEILGLLPPNQQLLATREAKQIPTVGKYIDTLQVAGKNSIPRPASVVWPQESGKIAQQVHAGMDGSAPPKQAMSTLQSQLEQIEDYNN; encoded by the coding sequence ATGAATGGTGGTAACACACGTTCAGGAACATCCGACAGGGGTGTTACCCGGCGCGATTTCGTGAAAGCGGCGGGTGCATCCGGGGCCGCGACGGCGCTTGCCGGTTGTACGGTCGGCGGAAGCGAGGCGGGATCGAACTCCATCAGGTGGATAACCAGCACGGATATGGCCGGCGAGAGCACCGCGATAAAAAAGGCACTCCGCAACGCGGGGATGTCAAATGACGTCAACCTGCAGATGGTCGCCGGTCCCGCCAGTACTGACCAGCGCCAATCGCAGTACACGCGGTGGCTTTCGGCCGATCTCGAGGAACCAGCCCTCCTCGACATGGACAGCGGATGGACGCTGAACTACATTAACCGCGGCCAACTGCTCAACCTCAGCAACGAACTGCCCGAAGAGTTGCTCAACCGGATCAACAACAAGTACTTCCAGGCCAGCGTCAACACAGCGAAGAGCCCGAACGGGAACCTGTATGCGGTCCCGATGTACGTGGATTTCGGGAGTATGCTCTATCGCAAGGATCTGGTGAAAAACGCCGGCTACAGCCCCGAAAAAGAGAACTGGGCGACCGAGTCGATGCGCTGGAAGCGGTTCTCGAAAATCGTCGCCGACACGAAGGAGAAGTCGGGCGTCAACTACGGCTTTGGCTGGCAGGGAAACATCTACGAGGGGCTTTCCTGTTGTAACTTCAATGAGTTCATGAGCAGCTGGGGTGGCGCGTACTTCGGTGGCCGCGACACCCTGCTCGGCCCCGTCGGCAATCGGCCCGTGACGGTCAATGAACAGCCCGTCATTAACGCGGTCAAAATGCTCAAGACGTTCATCTTCGGGTCGAACGCTCCAAACACGCTCGATGGTTACGAGCAGATCTCCCCGAACGCGGTGCTCAGTTGGATCGAGGACTCCTCGCTGAGTCCGTTCACCGCCGGCAACATGGTCGCGTTGCGTCAATGGCCGTACGCGATCGCCGCCGCCGGCGCAGAGGACGCGCTCGGGGACAAACTCGGCGTCATGCCGATGCCCTACGCCACCACGGAGCAGAACTCCAAGTACAAGAACATCGGCGGCCCGATGGCGGCACTCGGTGGATGGCACATCGGCGTAAACCCGAACACCTCTAAAAAAGAACAGGCCATGGAGGTAGTCGGGGCACTAACACAGCCGTCCTTCCAGATCAAGCTGTTCGAGATACTCGGTCTTCTACCACCGAACCAACAGCTCCTCGCCACACGAGAGGCGAAGCAAATCCCTACCGTCGGCAAGTACATCGATACGCTCCAGGTTGCCGGGAAGAACTCGATTCCCCGTCCTGCCAGCGTGGTCTGGCCGCAGGAATCGGGCAAAATCGCCCAGCAGGTCCACGCCGGCATGGACGGGTCCGCGCCACCGAAGCAGGCGATGAGCACGCTGCAGAGTCAACTCGAACAGATCGAGGACTACAACAACTGA
- a CDS encoding ABC transporter ATP-binding protein: MAKVTLENVSKRYDDVVAVDDMNLEIPDGEFVTLVGPSGCGKSTTMETVAGLTTPTEGTIHIGDREVTNLPPKDRGVAMVFQNIALFPHMDVYDNISFGLRLRDFDQEETDRRVDNAAETVQMGGMLDRMPSEMSGGQRQRVAIARALVREPDVFLMDEPLANLDAKLRVHMRTELQRIHRELGTTVIYVTHDQAEAMTMSDRIAVIDGGKLQQIAPPLTCYNEPENLFVAGFIGSPSMNFVEGTVGANGFESEHIDVEFDPGTIGVAEGDAVTLGVRPEDVYPTDTAGSVSNPTAEIETTTDVLEPMGDEIFVYLLLAEDAETDLEDPESSDQLLMSVDPASDIDEDQTMRVLLDREKIHLFETESGKAIAHGLVQPTRAEGATGTEAEGDD, encoded by the coding sequence ATGGCAAAAGTCACACTCGAAAACGTCTCGAAACGCTACGACGACGTCGTCGCGGTCGACGACATGAACCTCGAAATCCCGGACGGCGAGTTCGTCACGCTGGTCGGCCCGTCGGGCTGTGGGAAGTCGACGACGATGGAGACCGTCGCCGGGCTGACCACGCCCACCGAGGGAACCATCCACATCGGGGATCGGGAGGTGACGAATCTCCCGCCGAAGGATCGCGGGGTCGCGATGGTGTTCCAGAACATCGCACTGTTTCCCCACATGGACGTCTACGACAACATCTCCTTCGGGCTCCGGCTCCGGGACTTCGATCAGGAGGAGACCGACCGTCGGGTCGACAACGCGGCCGAGACCGTCCAGATGGGCGGGATGCTCGATCGGATGCCGAGCGAGATGAGTGGGGGACAGCGCCAGCGCGTCGCGATCGCGCGGGCGCTGGTGCGCGAACCCGACGTGTTCCTGATGGACGAGCCGCTCGCGAACCTCGATGCGAAGCTCCGAGTCCACATGCGGACCGAACTCCAGCGCATCCACCGCGAACTCGGGACCACGGTGATCTACGTCACCCACGACCAGGCGGAGGCGATGACGATGTCCGATCGGATCGCGGTGATCGACGGCGGGAAGCTCCAGCAGATCGCCCCGCCGCTGACCTGCTACAACGAGCCGGAGAACCTGTTCGTCGCGGGGTTCATCGGCTCGCCGAGCATGAACTTCGTCGAAGGAACGGTCGGCGCGAACGGCTTCGAGTCCGAACACATCGACGTGGAGTTCGATCCCGGCACGATCGGCGTCGCCGAGGGCGATGCGGTTACGCTCGGGGTCCGACCCGAGGACGTCTATCCCACAGACACCGCGGGATCGGTGTCGAACCCGACCGCGGAGATCGAGACCACGACCGACGTCCTCGAACCGATGGGCGACGAGATCTTCGTCTACCTCCTGCTTGCCGAGGACGCCGAAACCGACCTCGAAGACCCCGAGTCAAGCGATCAGCTCCTGATGAGCGTCGATCCCGCCTCGGACATCGATGAGGATCAGACGATGCGGGTACTGCTCGACCGTGAGAAGATCCACCTCTTCGAGACGGAATCGGGCAAGGCGATCGCGCATGGCCTCGTTCAGCCGACTCGCGCCGAGGGCGCGACCGGGACGGAAGCGGAGGGCGACGACTGA
- a CDS encoding TrmB family transcriptional regulator, translated as MDADELRATLEDAGLSPYQAEAYVTVLDLGAASATTVAEASGVPDPRIYDVVRSLAEEGYVETYEQGSLHVRAHSPADVLSDLRSRATRLVDAADEIERRWERTPPASNEASIVTRFETVLDRARGFLREAEFQAQLSLSPEQFADLRPTLERAHERGVNVRLSIHTGPDGADDPGDLLDAETLADVCTEARHRPLPAPFIVLVDRTRACFGPHTASVNQYGVLVDDRTHAYVFHWYFLTCLWEVWDPIYATPTIGSLPAEYVDIRQCIREIEPLLAEGRQIVARVEGYATETGDRRDLMGQITEVSYPGDRGVGAEPIPLAELAGQAMFTLETDERTHRVGGWGAILEPIEATRVTIESADNRPIHLIYNGCCKSSSYK; from the coding sequence ATGGACGCCGACGAACTGCGGGCGACGCTTGAAGACGCCGGGCTGTCGCCGTACCAGGCCGAAGCGTACGTGACCGTGCTCGACCTCGGCGCGGCGTCGGCGACCACGGTTGCCGAGGCAAGCGGAGTCCCCGACCCACGGATCTACGATGTGGTCCGGAGTCTGGCCGAGGAGGGATACGTCGAGACCTACGAGCAGGGCTCGCTCCACGTCCGGGCCCACAGTCCGGCTGACGTGCTCTCCGACCTCCGATCGCGCGCGACTCGGCTCGTGGACGCCGCCGACGAGATCGAACGCCGCTGGGAGCGCACCCCGCCGGCGTCGAACGAGGCGAGCATCGTCACCAGGTTCGAGACGGTGCTCGATCGAGCCCGGGGGTTCCTCCGAGAGGCCGAATTCCAGGCCCAACTCTCGCTCTCGCCCGAGCAGTTCGCCGATCTCCGCCCGACGCTCGAAAGGGCCCACGAACGCGGGGTGAACGTCCGGTTGTCGATTCACACCGGCCCCGATGGCGCAGACGACCCGGGCGACCTTCTCGACGCCGAGACGCTCGCAGACGTCTGCACCGAAGCACGCCACCGTCCGCTCCCTGCACCGTTCATCGTGCTCGTCGACCGCACACGGGCCTGCTTCGGCCCCCACACGGCCTCGGTCAACCAGTACGGCGTGCTCGTCGACGACCGAACCCACGCGTACGTCTTTCACTGGTACTTCCTGACCTGTCTCTGGGAGGTCTGGGATCCCATTTACGCCACTCCGACCATCGGTTCGCTGCCGGCCGAGTACGTCGACATCAGGCAGTGTATCAGGGAGATCGAGCCTCTGTTGGCGGAAGGACGACAGATCGTGGCGCGAGTCGAGGGCTACGCCACCGAGACGGGCGATCGCCGCGATCTGATGGGCCAGATCACCGAGGTGTCCTACCCGGGCGATCGAGGAGTGGGAGCGGAGCCGATCCCGCTCGCCGAACTCGCCGGGCAGGCGATGTTCACACTCGAAACGGACGAGCGGACCCACCGGGTCGGTGGCTGGGGCGCGATCCTCGAACCCATCGAAGCGACCCGCGTCACGATCGAATCCGCCGACAACAGACCGATTCACCTTATTTACAACGGGTGTTGTAAGTCCAGTAGTTATAAGTGA
- a CDS encoding helix-turn-helix domain-containing protein has translation MDSPQRPETGLRVTLDIWHPDCWTLSVTEERDGGLLGHGVYTIDGAATGRFTVYGETTAAIEELIDTIRASPLTESVWETDRPHATDTAVPGSASRALVVRYEIENSINDALVSRGFIPDEPVRMHGGREYWTVIVDTDRETLGERLDAIREAKAAEIRVEDIAVAQGGPGVLPTDDLSERQREVFELARQRNYYAWPREVNAVELADELGVSKATLLEHLRKAEAKLLGHE, from the coding sequence ATGGATTCGCCGCAACGGCCCGAGACGGGCCTGCGGGTGACACTCGACATCTGGCATCCCGACTGCTGGACGCTGTCGGTGACCGAAGAGCGTGACGGGGGACTGCTCGGCCACGGCGTCTACACCATCGACGGGGCGGCCACCGGTCGGTTTACCGTTTACGGCGAGACGACTGCCGCGATCGAAGAGCTGATCGACACGATCCGGGCCTCGCCCCTGACCGAGTCGGTCTGGGAGACTGACCGTCCGCACGCGACCGACACGGCGGTCCCCGGGAGCGCGAGTCGTGCGCTCGTCGTGCGCTACGAAATCGAGAACTCGATCAACGACGCGCTCGTCTCGCGCGGGTTCATCCCCGACGAGCCGGTCCGGATGCACGGTGGGAGAGAGTACTGGACGGTCATCGTCGACACGGATCGCGAGACGCTCGGCGAGCGCCTCGACGCCATTCGCGAGGCGAAAGCCGCCGAGATACGGGTCGAGGACATCGCGGTCGCGCAGGGCGGGCCAGGCGTCCTCCCGACCGACGACCTCTCCGAGCGCCAGCGCGAGGTCTTCGAGCTCGCGAGGCAACGGAACTACTACGCGTGGCCGCGGGAAGTGAACGCCGTCGAGCTGGCCGACGAGCTCGGCGTCTCGAAGGCGACCCTCCTCGAACACCTCCGAAAGGCCGAGGCGAAACTCCTCGGGCACGAGTAG